The genomic region atgtttaagttaaaatatgctataagttcttatatatatatatatatattttttttgaaattcacaatttagtcaatgtaattttattttagaaatttagttttctacttttcatattttaaaattcagatccaactattaatactattaaaattattttggttaaatcttttatttttagttaCATTACTACCATCACCATGTGAATATTttctttatttcaaaattctacaccaataaatttaacaaaaaaaattcaacacTGTTAATATTAGAATTAAACTTTGAAACCTAAATAAATTCTGACTTTGTGAAGAGTATAAGGACCtctgaataaatttatttttggatATTTCTGTTTTCTCAATTTCAGGAGGCTTATGTTTAAAAGTGAGTACGATTCTAGCTATGTTGGATTCACAACAGATGGGGCAAGATGGCTGGTGAAGAACACTGACATCAAACTTGTAGGTAAGATCAACAATTACTCGGATTTGAGTGTTAGGATTGGATACAAGTATttatttgatataaatattttgatatttatttaaAGATCCCGATTATAGTGAGATCACGTAGGATCCTTTTAAATTAATGGTTGAAATAAAAAggacaaaaaaaaagaaacactAATTCACCATAGATCATGCCACATAGGATTTTCATTAAGAGATGTGAGTTTACATTTTAATCAATTCAACCAGTTTCAACACTAAAAAAGAGAGATTGATTTCCAAAGAAAAACAATGTATTCAGTAACTGATTTAACAAGTTCTAGGTCACGAGcacaattttctaatttttactGTGACTTTATCAAACGATTATAGTTTCTTCATTTATGTCTTTCAATCACAATTGTTAATTTAAAAAAGATTCTATGGAATCCCACTATAATAAAATAGCACGTTACTTTACCTATAAATATATACAatgttttttcaaaaatttcatgtCTTGGAGGATCTTTAGAGGACCATATCCCTGTATTGACATTTGTATACATGTCAGGTACGAATTTTAAGGTACTGCAACAAAAAATTGAAGAGCAAGATTTGTAGGGATGTTCTTCATATTATCACATAACTACATTATTTCAATGATGTCAGAATTAGACTAGATTAACTAATTGAGCTGGTATACATTCTATTAAATCGATGGTATATAACTAGATATAAATCAAATTGATATAACTGGTAAAAGAGATGGATATTGAGATAAAAAAAATCGTTAATTCAACCTATTGAATCGGTTTGTGACTTtctatattttttctttatttgttgTTGAGAACTTAAATATAAAATCAATGATCTGATCAGTTCAATCATCGATTCGTTTTTTATAGTATTACAttactttgattttcttttgtcTCAATCATTTGGAAATAGGAAAAAGGATATTAAATTCTAGGATACAAATCCCAAAccttttagaatttttttaaaaacaattgcaTGAACCGACTGAGTTAATTCGATTTTTGGTTGTTTCCTTGCAATATAAGTAATTATGCTGATGAATTTTTTAGGAGTCGATTTCTTATCCGTTGCATGTGAGGATCATTTGGTTTCGGCTCATCTTGAATTCTTTGAAAGCAGGGTAAGGAATTTTTTACAATTTGAatccttttcttttccttaaaTTATTCGTGTCAGGTCGATTTATATTCAAACATGAATATTAAATATGATCCTCGAAACATATGAATAAACTTTAAGTATATTCGTATTAAACACATAACTATATTCCAACACTCACTTTCGAGTTGGGATAATGCAGGAAATCATTCTAGTAGAGGGCTTAAAACTTGATGATGTTCCGACTGGGATATATAATGTACATTGCTTACCTTTAAGGTTGCTTGGTGCTGAAGGATCACCCATTAGATGCATTCTCATTAAATGATACATGTAATTTAATCTGGATTTAGCCTTTGTATTGTCGTATGATGTTTTTCAGtctttatactttttaaattttaaacttacGTCTTTGTTCTAAATGGTTATTGTTAAATTCTTTAAGctaaatttaactattttcaaAAAGATTAATGTTTGATTCACTACCGGAGGAGTTTGTAGATTCCACAAGCAATGTTAGGGTTTGACAATTATCTTATAGAGatgtagtaaaatattaaaaaaaacacGTGATAATTTTTAAGGCTGCTTATGGAATAAAATAAATACACTGCCAGTGTACCAAATACTGATCTTTTTCAAAATATTACTTGACAAACATATTATCACTAACTGATTGAGTTTTAGCTTGATTGATATGGGTATTGTTGCCAATGTAGGAGAATATGGGTTCGAGTGCGTTGAAGcacattatatttatatttatgctTGTCAAAAAATTGTAATGCCAACATGGATTTTCATTTCTTTATATAGCTAGAACattgtaatataatatatatacgggATATGATACGCGTAATGCCATGTTAACTTATTATTTTTACAACAATAAGTCTTGAGTGTAGTAGCAATACACATTGCTCTTTTAAAGACAGAATGCAAGTTCGAACTTTGGAGGCAACATTGTTAGAAAAGATAACTATGAACTCAAACATAGATAATAAAACAAACTAGGGGTGAAGCCAGAAAATCTTTTTAGGGGGcgtgaaattaaattgtaatttttatgatagtaaaaatgtaatttttaaaagattaaataaaaaaattatcatttttaaggggccaaagtgtaattttacttttactaatttaaaattttaaaaattttaaaaggtcaaaatagaaaattttccattttaggggggccgAGGAGCCTGCCAGCCCCCTTAGATTCGCCCTTGAAACTAACATGAATAATACAAAAAAAGATGCTATTTTcacataatattaaaaaaatatgtcATCTTAATTAATGGATCTAATATAAACAAAATTGACGGTACAAGACTAATAGTTGAATTTGACTTAATAGATTTAATTGCTATATTACGTGCCAttattgaaatttcaaattttgaaaatatatataaacaaaaattgatcaaattagaaTAAATGGATTAAATACGTAACTTACGCATATAATAAGGACTAATAATAGAATTTGACCCAAAGTTTTGTACAACTATACAAATAAAGGTCTAATTCTGATTTTGCCTCTCTACCAGGCTGAAATTTGATAATTAGTCTCttcattttgatttacttaaaaacaTACTTAAGCATTTGGTTAATATATAACTTTTTATTGGTTAAAGATAATCGAAAGAAATTTCGCctaattttaattgtatgataaaaaaataacaataaaattcaCGTAAATCACTTGAACAGCAATAAGTAGAGATGTTTTATGCCAAATTAAAGGaattaaatcacaatttcatcgtaatagagggactaaaacaagaattaaaaccaATGAATTTTGGAGCAATATCCACTTTgtgggtaaaagtatcatggaagcATGTATATTAAGAGAAAGATTACATTTTTCCTCCTTTactaaaaaatgggtaaattagtccCCGTGCGTTAGATTGAAGAACAAACTAGTCTTATTAAAAGTTTCatctatttttactgttaaaaactggTCATTGTATATCGGCATGAGATATACGTGGCATGTTATGTGTCACTGTTTAATTATTCTGTCAGCTATgccaatttttaatagtaaaaacagataattttttaaaaagaaattatcaaTATGCTATTTGATTCAACGTGCAagaattaatttatctatttttttagtaaaaggactaaaatgcaacCTAACATTTAGGATAGGGGACTCTATAGTATTTTTACCCTCTgtcttattttgataatagttaGTTGAGACGAATGGTCACAAAACACAGTTACCGACAACATTCAAATCATAAGAGCTACTAAGCTGTTTCCATAAGCTCCAAATTGATCAATAACCATGTCTTCTCTGATTCTCCTCCTCTTATCCACCGCCATCACCGCCGCCGTCGCTTCCATTCCCGCCTACCCTTCAGTGTCGACAGACTGCACCGTTTCCGCCGCGGATGATAACCCGGTTCCCGGTCGTCGTGAAGTTTACGGCGACGGGAGAATCTTCGACATTAGCCATAGATACACCGTGGATATGCCTTCGTGGGGGAGCAAAGATGGTCTGGGTCAGTTCCTTTGGCTTCCGTCAAGCATGAAGAACGGTTCAAGGTCCAATAATTCCTTGATGAAGCTGCAGTCGGTCCATTCCGGCACCCACGTTGACGCGCCGGGACATATGGTCGACAGCTACTTCGACGCTGGGTTCGATGTCGACACCCTTGACCTTGATGTCCTTAACGGTAAACACCCAACGCGGCAATCGCCATTGTTGGATCTCTTATCTTTCATTGTAATCAAATGATGCACTCCAAGTGTTTGTTTAATTGTCGCAGGGCCAGCTTTGTTAGTGGATGTGCCGAGGGATAGTAATATAACCGGTATCGATCTAcaacaccattttttttttttttggctttgtGTATGATCTGATACTGATAGTAACTTATAATcttctgtttttattttaatgttgttgcAGCTAAAGTGATGGAATCATTGAACATTCCCAAAGGAGTGCGTCGTGTTCTTTTCAGAACATTGAATACTGACAGGTATTGGAGCTTAATTGAACACTAAAATACTTGGATTATTCTTTTAAATGTTTCATTACTAAATTAACCCCTAAACTATAATCAAATTTCCAaattaatcattaaaatttttttatgtgATACTTGAGTTATTAATTTTgctcaaattttttaaaatactacATTTAATAACAACATATCATGTATCATGCTTTTATTTGCTAATATGGTTCTTTGGGTAAACTAGGATAAAATTAATAGTTTAGAATTATTTTTGATAAAAAAGAACTGAGAACCTCTCTGGttctttttaattttgatatTGAACAAATTGGAATATAAGTTTAGGGTTAATTTACTGAATGCTAGCAATGAGGTGAATTTTTGGAGCAAAAAAGCTTTCGGCAGCCGTGGCTGGCGGCGCTATCACCAGAAACTAGGTTTTGAGGAATATACAGTTCTATGTTTGTTTTACAATCTATATTCAAGTTCATGGTTATTTTCTTAATAATATCGTCTTTAACGTTCGAATATGTATTCTCTAATTAAAAGTACAATGTGCTTTACCATTACATCTACACTAGTTAATTATAACCCGTCGAAATAtaagtagaaatgaaattaaatgtaAAGGGTAGAGATGAAAAAAACCAAAGGAGGGTAGGAAAAGAAATTATGATAGAGagagaaaataattaatatgCTTAGTAAGAGAGAAATtaataagagagaaaaataatatttacataaaataacTTTGCATTTAAAATTTGTATGTattcaataatatttttatatttattattttggtgATCATATTTtagtataattataaaatttattttaaataatatattttaataaaccatattacaatttttaaaatactgtcataatattttttattttactaataaatatattatatttaaaaattatgagatagtaataatattaataaggtatcaaaaataatatttttattgtaagggtaaaattgatttttttatttattctttatttattataAGTAACCAAAAATGTAATACTTTGTATATTCCATTAAATCAACAAAGTTATGTTATacttattatttctttatttcatttgCATCAAATAgctattttatcatttatttttattccaaTGAACCAAAGGAGGGGttagtttttattattttcttggaAGTTACATGCTATGCTATCCAGGTTTAACGGTGAGCTTGGGTATGTATCAAATATGAGTACATATAATTTATTTCTATGTTTCTTCACATCTTTGGAGGACCATACTTCATTACATATATATGGTTTTGTGGTGTGCGTAGGTGAAGACTTGAACTATTTAAGACGAATGAAAAGTTTTGAGTATCATAAGTTATCAAGTATGTTGAGGGTTTCTCAAAAGTAAAAATGGCGTCTTTTTTTGTAGGGGATTTTTTACTCCGTCAGAAGAAGTATGTGAAGTGTTATTTGTCCGTCTTGAGTTGACAAACCCCTCAACAATTTCAGTATTATCTTCGATGGGTTTTTTTTGCTTTCAACCTTGTTGAGAGTCCGAGTATTTGAAGAAACAATGGATTCACTGGGCGAAAGTGCCTTGCTGGGTGTCTAAAAAGGCGAACCACGTAGAAGTGGTAGCATTTTCACCCATTAATGCCCTATATGGGATCGAGTCTAACCATGCGCAATTACACATGGTTCAACTTCCCAGGCACCCAAGGAGGCACTTTCTCACTTTGTGAATCTGGAGCCTTTTTAGGTTACTTCTCCAAACACTCAAGCTCTTAGTAGAATTGAGAAACAAAATTCTCACCGGAGATAATAACGGACTTGTTGGTCCACCAGGTTTGAGCGGATGACACTTCACATACTTTTCCTGAAAGAATAGGAAATCCCTTAACAAAGTATTAACTCAAACAAACCTATCAACAAAATAATCAAAGTCATTGGCGTTGTCTCCTTTTTGTTTGAACATAGAATTTGGTTGAAATGGTAGATCATTATTTTGTATCTTTTTCCCCAATTTCAGGCGGCTTATGTTTAAAAAGGAGTTTGATTCGAGCTATGTTGGATTCACCACAGATGGGGCAAGATGGTTGGCAAAGAACACTGACATCAAACTTGTAGGTAAGATCTTTTCTTGATTTTGAGTGTTGGATACGAGTATGTTTATTTTTCCTCTAGTTCTCATTTATTTGAAGGGATCTTGAATCCGTATTTGAATTTACGAGAAAAACAAATGTCAGATACGAGTACTTAAAGTGAGAGATATAGGGTTTAAGGTAAAAGAGTGTTTTGAGTTATGTCCTTTATATCATCACATAAATTCATTTCTCGATTTCAACCTGGAACTTGCTAGATGTCAGCGTATTTGAATTTACGGGGAAAACAAATGTTGGATATGAATACTTAAAGTGAGATATAAGGTTTAGTGCAATGTTTTTTAAACCGAACTAGTTAGGCCACTGGTTCGTCAGTCTAAAACAAAAAAGAATCTTGTTCAACCGATCTGTACCGATTCAAAGCTATTCTTCGGACCGGTACCTTGGTCCAACCGGTCTGATCTGATTCAAACATCCTTGGTTTAGGGTAAAAGAGCTTTGAGTTATGTTCTTAGCTTAACATAACTTCGTTGCTCGATTTCAACCTGGAGCTTGCTAGATGTCAGCTTTTAAAGGTTGTTTGCATGAATCAAAAGTGCTAAATTCTGAGCTCCTTCGATTAGCCTATTGGTGTTGCTACTTTAGTTTACTTGCAAAACAAGTAATCTTAGGGACGAATTTGTTTATCTTGGAAAATGCAGGAATCGATTTCTTATCTGCTGCATGCTATGATCATTCCGTTCCAGCTCATCTTGAGTTCTTTGAAGGCAGGGTAAGGAAATTGTACTTCAACaacatattattttattacttttatagGTGGTCAAATTAAGGTTTTGGTCCTTTTATATACCGAAAATTGGAATTTAGTTCCTATAATTTAATTTAGcataatttaatccctttatTTTTATAACGCCTTACGTTAAAATGCTACCGTGGATTTTTGTTAGAAGTACCATCTccaattccaaaaaaaaaaaaatcatgttagcatgataagttgaaataTTGTATTTAAGAAAAATCCATGCTAGCTATTTTGACTAGAATTAACGATATTTCAAACTTAggtttaaatataaaattggccTTAAATTATATCAGTTTTCCCACTAGGGTTAGGTGCTTAAAAGTTTTTTTTCCTTAAACTATTAATTTGGTCTCATTTTATCCCAAAACACGATATCATCCAATAAGAATGTGACATGCAACACGTTTTTATCGGAAGTCATACATTATTTTAGGTAAAATGAGATGAAATTAATAGTTTAGGTACCATTTTTGACCAAAATTTTGTTAGGTACCTAAGCGAGAAAAGTAGTATAGTTTGGAAGGTAATTTTGTGATTAAATCTAAAAGTACTGAGATTAAATTATGTCTGTATAGATAAATCCTAAATTCGAACTCAAGGATTAACTAtcgattttcaaagtcaaactctTTGCTTTTTTTAAACGAGTATTTGTATAGAATCTAAATATATGAAAAAACTATGAATATTCTTAAATTAAGTATATATCCATATCAAACACTCACTGTCAAGAATTATTGGATCCAGGAAATCATTCTAGTGGAGGGCTTGAAACTTGATAATGTTCCAGTTGGAATATATAGTGTTCATTGCTTGCCTTTAAGGTTGCTTGGTTCTGAAGGATCACCCATTAGATGCATTCTCATCAAATGATCCTAACTCCTTCACTGTTCTTATGCTAGAGATTTCATCACCACTAATGTTGTTcagatttttaatatttttgcctaAACCCCTTTCTTATGCCTTTCTTATGTTTAAGCTTAGGATTGTAAATGAATCGAATTTGAATGAATAATCTTTTGTTCATGTTTGTTTTTATTTGGCGGGTGTTTTTAAGAATTTCAAATAGTAAAGTCGTcgttcatttatttaaaattatgtatgattatgtttATTCGTTTAAATTAAAAAACACATTCACGAACATAGATAAACTTATTCATAAATTGAACAACATTTGTTCGTGTTCAGTTCGTTTAATAAGCGAGTCTTTAAAACTTGAATCAAACTATGCAACGAAACTTTGTTCATCTACGATCCTACTTAAACTACATATAACCTTTCGATCCCTAAATTGAAAGATATTATTTGTCAGATTACTGCTAACAATGTTGTCAGCCCCGAATCTCAAAAATAGAGGAGGTGGATAAACATATTCAAACTCAAACTCTATATCAACAGCAATGATGGCAAATCTTaatcccaaaataaaaaatattacgaGCTTAAACATAAATGTTGCAATACTAACAATACCAATTAATTCTAAAATAACAGACCTTCAAGTTAGGATAATAAATAGTCTGCGGATAATAAATAGTCTGCCTTAGGTCAAGTTTAGGTTAATTGTTCAATATTTCATTTAGCTTTGGTGGTGTTGTAAGACATCAAAGTTGAACAAAACAGAGTAGAAATGACCTAAAAAGAAATCCACAAACTGAAGTGTATTATTATCATAAAAAGTCAAAACTATACAATGGATATTACAGAGTTCTAAGTTTTCAGTTTCCACACAATATTTTAAATACTTCTCATTTTAGCTTTTGGTTGACATGTGCATTTTTGCATTTGGTTGACATGTGAAACCCTTGGCCGATGAGGAATTGTCTCCTCCTTGGATGTTTTAGTACGGTGGTGGGGGATAATGACCCGGGAAAGGACCTGTTTGCAAAATGGAAAAGAATGGAACTTAAGTACTATATTTGAAATGCAATAGGGTGTAATCATCGAAAGATATAAAATGTAACTGAAATTACCTGGCGGATAATAGGGTGATTGTTGTGGATACGTAGATGGGGGATACGATGAATGTGGCGGAGGTGGAGGGTATGTGGAAGGTGGTGGAGGGTATGCGGAAGGTGGTGGAGGGTAAGCTGAATGCGACGGAGGATAAGCCGAAGGTGGAGGAGGGTATGCAGATGAAGGATACGCTGGATATGGTGATGGAGATGGATATGTTGTAGCTGGTGGTGGATAAGAAGCTGGATAAGTTGCCGGAGGTGCGGAATATTGAGGGACATGTGGAGGAGGAGCTGTATATTGTGGTGCTGTCGGAGCATATGTTGTGGTTGGCGGCTGCAATAATCCAAGTAACCGTTTAGTTCACATTTTTTCAAATAAATATTAACGAAGCTGGTGAATAACAGTAAAATAGATTGGACTTACTTTGGCATTTCCGTAATGCATTATCAGCCGTACTTCTCCGGCATATCTGCAATTCGGAAAAAGTATCGGTAGGTGCTCAAAGATTGCTCTAACTAAAGGAAATCCAAAAATAGGGAATATAACATGAAATTTAACTCGGCAAATTAGACAAGTCAATAACCGAGCATGAAACAGAATGTCTTGCTGgtatatatataacaaataaGGTTCCAAGAAACACAATTGCTATCAAAACAGTATCGTAACATTTATGGAGCAAGACATTGCAGCAAAATGAGTAATTACGTGTCAATTTTGATGAACAGAAGCATAAATTAAGCAAAAATCTTTCAGTTTGAGGACAACTGAGACATGCGTACATGACTACAAGAACCGATTTTCTTCCTCATAAACCGTGAGAGTAAAAATGAATCCACATGGAAGATAGGATGCAATAAGTATAAAGACAAGCTAGCAATGACAGAGATTCCAGAATTATATGGAGGAACATAAACAGCGTTTCACAACCAATATAAGCTTAAACCGATCTCGAGATCAAGCGTCCTTAGATTCTTCATTGAAACATATCTTATCCTAGTACATGCTAAAAGCTACCATTCAATTTTCGATTCATTTACCTGCCGGTTTTTCTTTGAAGTGACCAAAGCAGTATCATTAAAATCCTGAGATTCAGGAATTATATGGAGAAATATAAACAAGGTTCTGCAGGCAATATAACTTAAACCAATCTCTAAAGGTCAAGTGCCGCTAGAGATTATTCATCAAAACATATCTCATCCTAGTACATGCAAAAAATGACAATTCGATTTTGGTTTTCGATTTGTTATTCATCAAAACATATCTTACCCTAGTACATGCAAAATATGACACTTCGATTTCAGTTTTCAATTTGTTTACCTTCCGGTTTTAGTCTGAAGTGACCAAGCAGTATCATCAAAACCCTGAGAAAGAACCTTCTGCAATTGAATCCTACAAGAAAACCGAACATTAGAATAAAAAAACCAATAAGAACAAATCTTTTCAAAAGCACATAAACGGATCAAAGGTGTTTTCTTACTTTCCACTGCCGATAAAATCGTCATAAGTCAATGTATTGCTGTTCCATACCACAACATTGATCTCTCTAAGCCCTTCAATCAATGTGAATGTGAACCTCTCTTGGAATACAGGTGCTTTGCCACCATCTAAAACAAAAAACCGAGATGTTAAATTTCCGGAAGAATTCCAGGGCGAGCTTTTTAGATTGAGCTTTCTACAAGCTCCGATCACACAAAAACAATGAATATGTTAACTATAAATCTACCGATTTTATGTCACCCTTCAATTCAAACTAGGAAAAGCGACGTCTATGGATTCCAAACATTCATGATTTGGATGCGAATGAAGCGAATTACTTACACCTTGTTATCACAATTTTTTCATAATGTTGTCTAATATCACAATTAcgcaaaatattatttaattacataaattattaCATCATCTGTAATGTTTTAACATTGTACAATTAGACAAATTATTATAACTTCTATAATGTCTTATATAACATTGAAGCTTACTAAAAGCTCATTTTGAGGAGCTTCTCTTAGAATTTTCCTAAATTTTGACTTAGATCCAAAAACCCAAAATACatgaattcatatatatatgtaaatatataatgCTGAATCTTACAAAAAGATTACCCAATTAGACAAACTATTATAACTCCTGTAATGTTTTGTATAACATGGAAGCTTACAGATAGCTCGTTTTAAGGagattttcttagaattttcctGACGTTTAACTTAGATCCAAAGACCCAaatcaaaaaccctaaaatacatacatacattcatctgtgcatatatatatatatatgtgtgtgtgtgtgtgtgtatgtaaAGTTGAAAGAGAGAAATTACCAGTGCAAGTTCTAGTACGGTATTTAGTGCTGCCATATTCAAGACAAACGTAAGGATCTTGCCTTGAAAGCCATTCAGTATCTTTCAATCTATTGCATCCAACAACTTCCATAgccacaaaagaaaaaaaagcccAACATTCAAATAAGCACAAAAATCAATAATTACcctataaaattcaaaaaaaaaaaaaacaaactttCACGTACCAGTAACCTCGAGAACATGGCCGTGGATACCAGAAACCGACATGGATTTGATactaaaataacaaatataaagaaaataaaaatgaagaaaAGTACAGAGAAGAAATTTGGAGTTTTTTTTGTGATGAGATTTGGTGATTTGACCTGCCTTTTAAAAAGGGGGGTGACTTTTTATAGATGAGAAAACGAGTGAACTTTTAATAGATAAGTTGTGTTTAAGCTTTGAATTAACGATTTTAATGAtggttttttcttttaaaacttttttttttctttgcaacAGCAAGGGAAGTTTAATTCAATTTGGGGGCTTTCAATTCGGTTTTAAAAAACT from Gossypium arboreum isolate Shixiya-1 chromosome 1, ASM2569848v2, whole genome shotgun sequence harbors:
- the LOC108483366 gene encoding cyclase-like protein 3 encodes the protein MSSLILLLLSTAITAAVASIPAYPSVSTDCTVSAADDNPVPGRREVYGDGRIFDISHRYTVDMPSWGSKDGLGQFLWLPSSMKNGSRSNNSLMKLQSVHSGTHVDAPGHMVDSYFDAGFDVDTLDLDVLNGPALLVDVPRDSNITAKVMESLNIPKGVRRVLFRTLNTDRRLMFKKEFDSSYVGFTTDGARWLAKNTDIKLVGIDFLSAACYDHSVPAHLEFFEGREIILVEGLKLDNVPVGIYSVHCLPLRLLGSEGSPIRCILIK
- the LOC108483368 gene encoding protein SRC2 homolog, with protein sequence MSVSGIHGHVLEVTVVGCNRLKDTEWLSRQDPYVCLEYGSTKYRTRTCTDGGKAPVFQERFTFTLIEGLREINVVVWNSNTLTYDDFIGSGKIQLQKVLSQGFDDTAWSLQTKTGRYAGEVRLIMHYGNAKPPTTTYAPTAPQYTAPPPHVPQYSAPPATYPASYPPPATTYPSPSPYPAYPSSAYPPPPSAYPPSHSAYPPPPSAYPPPPSTYPPPPPHSSYPPSTYPQQSPYYPPGPFPGHYPPPPY